A window of the Lactuca sativa cultivar Salinas chromosome 5, Lsat_Salinas_v11, whole genome shotgun sequence genome harbors these coding sequences:
- the LOC111897613 gene encoding probable glucan 1,3-alpha-glucosidase encodes MKSIVVLHHLLCLFLLFSHLKSVSSWKKEEFRNCDQTPFCKRARSRKPQHCKLIATDVVVDNGDLTAKLITPNNFQQNLDENSSEIASKPLILSLSVYQNGILRLKIDEDPSQNPPKKRFEVPDVVLPEFESKKLWLQRHTKEVINGDSADSFVVYLFDGYEAVLRSDPFEVFVREQGSGNRVLSFNSHGLFDFEQLRVKKEGDNWEERFRSHTDSRPYGPQSISFDMSFYGADFVYGIPEHATTLSLKPTNGPGVEQSEPYRLFNLDVFEYITDSPFGLYGSIPFMLSHGKSHGTSGFFWLNAAEMQIDVLAPGWDAESSISLPSDQKRIDTLWMSEAGIIDSFFFIGPKPKDVAKQYASVTGTSAMPQLFATGYHQCRWNYRDEEDVKNVDSKFDEHDIPYDVLWLDIEHTNGKRYFTWDKVLFPNPEEMQKDLASRGRKMVTIVDPHIKRDEGYHIHKEASKNGYYVKDATGKDYDGWCWPGSSSYIDMVNPEIRSWWADKFAYTEYSGSTPSLYIWNDMNEPSVFNGPEVTMPRDALHYGNIEHRELHNAYGYYFHMATSDGLLKREGGKDRPFVLSRAFFPGTQRYGTVWTGDNTAEWEQLRVSVPMILTLGITGITFSGADVGGFFGNPDTELLVRWYQVAAYLPFFRGHAHHDTKRREPWLFGDRNTELMREAIRVRYTLLPYFYTLFREANVSGVPVVRPLWMEFPNDEATFNNDEAFMVGNALLVQGIYTENAKDASVYLPGDETWYDLRSGTVYKGGKTQKVEASGAIPVFQRSGTIIPRKDRFRRSTVQMENDPYTLVIALDSSGEAEGELYIDDGKSYDFKNGAYIHRRFLFSNGKLTSVNLATSASVGPMFLSDCTIERIILLGQTSKPKSARIEPANRVTEVELGPIQTRVGVRPSVLTIRKPNVKVSEDWSIQLL; translated from the exons ATGAAATCCATTGTTGTTCTTCATCATCTCCTCTGTCTCTTTCTCCTATTTTCACATCTAAAATCCGTTTCTTCGTGGAAAAAAGAAGAATTCAGGAACTGTGATCAAACCCCTTTCTGCAAAAGAGCTAGATCACGAAAACCCCAACACTGTAAACTCATTGCCACCGATGTAGTAGTAGATAACGGAGATCTAACTGCAAAACTCATAACCCCGAACAACTTTCAACAAAACCTAGATGAAAATTCATCAGAAATCGCATCAAAACCCCTAATCCTTTCTTTATCTGTTTATCAGAATGGAATTTTGCGGTTGAAGATTGACGAAGACCCATCTCAAAATCCACCAAAAAAACGTTTTGAAGTGCCTGATGTTGTTCTCCCTGAGTTCGAAAGCAAAAAACTTTGGTTACAGCGGCATACTAAAGAGGTAATTAATGGGGATTCTGCTGATTCGTTTGTTGTTTATTTGTTTGATGGATATGAAGCTGTTCTTAGAAGCGATCCATTTGAGGTTTTTGTTAGGGAACAAGGTAGTGGTAACCGTGTATTGTCGTTCAACTCTCATGGATTGTTTGATTTTGAGCAATTAAGGGTTAAAAAAGAAGGGGACAATTGGGAAGAAAGGTTCAGAAGTCACACCGATTCTCGCCCATATGGTCCACAATCCATCAGCTTCGATATGTCATTCTATGGTGCTGATTTCGTTTATGGTATCCCTGAACACGCCACTACCCTTTCTCTAAAACCCACAAATGGACCTGGTGTTGAACAATCTGAACCTTACAGATTATTCAATCTAGATGTTTTCGAGTATATAACCGATTCACCATTCGGTCTCTACGGTTCAATACCCTTTATGCTTTCACACGGGAAATCACACGGGACTTCAGGGTTCTTCTGGTTAAACGCAGCTGAAATGCAAATTGACGTTCTTGCCCCTGGTTGGGATGCAGAATCCTCCATTTCCTTACCCTCCGACCAAAAAAGAATTGACACATTATGGATGTCCGAAGCCGGAATCATCGATTCCTTCTTTTTCATTGGACCAAAACCGAAAGATGTAGCCAAACAATACGCAAGTGTAACAGGAACATCAGCAATGCCTCAATTATTTGCAACAGGATATCATCAATGCAGATGGAATTATAGAGATGAAGAAGATGTCAAGAATGTGGATTCAAAATTCGATGAACATGATATCCCATATGATGTATTATGGCTTGACATTGAGCATACAAATGGAAAACGATACTTCACATGGGACAAAGTCCTTTTTCCAAACCCTGAAGAAATGCAAAAAGATTTGGCTTCAAGAGGTAGGAAAATGGTGACTATTGTGGACCCACATATAAAGAGAGATGAAGGGTATCATATACATAAAGAGGCTTCTAAGAATGGATATTATGTGAAGGATGCAACGGGTAAAGATTATGATGGGTGGTGTTGGCCAGGGTCCTCTTCTTATATAGATATGGTGAATCCAGAGATAAGATCATGGTGGGCTGATAAGTTTGCATATACAGAGTATAGTGGTTCAACTCCTTCATTGTATATTTGGAATGATATGAATGAGCCTTCTGTGTTTAATGGACCCGAG GTGACAATGCCTCGAGATGCTTTACATTATGGGAATATTGAGCACAGAGAGTTGCATAATGCATATGGTTACTATTTCCATATGGCTACATCTGATGGACTTTTGAAACGTGAAGGAGGAAAAGATAGACCTTTTGTTTTATCAAGAGCATTTTTTCCTGGGACCCAGAGATATGGGACTGTTTGGACAGGGGATAACACTGCAGAATGGGAACAGCTTCGTGTTTCTGTTCCAATGATTTTGACACTTGGCATTACAGGGATAACATTCTCAG gtgctgaTGTTGGAGGGTTTTTTGGTAATCCTGACACCGAGTTACTTGTTCGTTGGTATCAAGTGGCAGCTTATTTGCCCTTTTTTAGAGGACATGCACATCATGATACAAAAAGAAGAGAACCTTGGTTATTCGG GGATCGGAATACCGAATTGATGAGGGAGGCTATACGCGTAAGATACACATTGCTCCCGTATTTCTACACTCTTTTTAGAGAAGCAAACGTGAGTGGGGTCCCTGTTGTTCGTCCTCTTTGGATGGAATTTCCCAATGATGAAGCCACTTTCAATAACGATGAGGCATTCATGGTCGGAAATGCCCTTCTAGTTCAAGGAATTTACACCGAG AATGCAAAAGATGCAAGTGTTTATCTACCAGGGGATGAAACTTGGTATGATCTTAGAAGTGGAACTGTTTATAAAGGAGGAAAGACTCAAAAGGTGGAAGCATCGGGTGCGATTCCGGTGTTTCAAAGGTCCGGAACCATAATTCCAAGGAAAGACCGATTCCGTAGAAGCACAGTGCAAATGGAGAATGATCCTTACACTCTG GTGATTGCTCTTGATAGTTCAGGAGAGGCTGAAGGCGAGCTTTACATAGATGATGGAAAGAGCTACGACTTCAAAAACGGTGCATACATTCATCGCCGTTTTCTATTCTCCAATGGGAAACTTACATCTGTAAACTTAGCCACGTCAGCATCAGTGGGGCCCATGTTCTTGTCTGATTGCACCATTGAAAGGATCATTTTGCTTGGGCAGACATCCAAACCGAAAAGTGCGCGTATTGAGCCGGCTAACCGTGTGACTGAAGTTGAACTCGGTCCGATTCAGACTCGGGTCGGGGTTCGACCATCGGTTCTGACCATCCGTAAACCTAATGTGAAAGTTTCGGAGGATTGGAGTATACAACTTTTGTAG
- the LOC111897606 gene encoding uncharacterized protein LOC111897606, whose protein sequence is MASFISSSTTLPTYTALLNPKFNQSSFSSLSLSPNSNPRKNSRKKLFRCSAAKQQQSGPVKKRQSSSSSTNNKKPVKKNTKNGGSGSGFKKGFGVNEEEDDDYEETTSSSKARYQPLPLPKPPAGFLVDDQGRVVAVSDRRIATIVDPANNFPLECVIRRVFRSSQGDECMLLCPIDTPVQILKSTNFEGWSAVSDDEVESILPTASYALAKIHMHLVYSGFCYTARGGFCYTEDDIFECRSDDGQDLDGLPTEGVEITCFQMDGSHYMIYTPSDPLLFVAVKDGNGQLQIADDEVLEDPLTISAIDEETEFNALVEEEAALLESLLGKS, encoded by the exons ATGGCATCCTTTATCTCCTCTAGCACAACACTACCAACCTATACTGCTCTTTTGAACCCTAAATTCAACCAATCATCTTTCTCTTCACTCTCCCTTTCCCCCAATTCAAACCCTAGAAAAAACTCGCGTAAAAAACTCTTTCGTTGCTCTGCTGCTAAGCAGCAACAGAGTGGACCAGTGAAGAAGCGTCAGTCTTCGTCATCTTCAACAAATAACAAGAAGCCGGTGAAGAAGAATACTAAAAATGGTGGTTCTGGATCTGGGTTTAAGAAGGGTTTTGGTGTAAATGAGGAAGAAGACGATGACTATGAGGAGACCACGTCTTCTTCTAAAGCGAGGTATCAGCCACTGCCGTTGCCGAAACCACCTGCCGGATTTCTTGTGGATGATCAGGGGAGAGTTGTTGCTGTTTCGGATAGACGAATTGCTACAATT GTTGATCCTGCAAATAATTTTCCATTGGAGTGTGTTATCAGAAGAGTTTTTAGAAGTTCACAAGGAGATGAATGTATGCTACTATGCCCCATTGATAC GCCTGTTCAGATATTAAAAAGCACAAACTTTGAAGGGTGGTCAGCT GTGAGCGATGATGAAGTTGAATCAATCCTTCCTACAGCCTCATATGCCCTTGCCAAGATACACATGCATCTTGTATATAGTGG GTTTTGTTACACAGCGCGTGGAGGGTTTTGCTACACTGAGGATGACATATTTGAATGTCGCTCAG ATGATGGACAGGATTTGGATGGCTTACCAACTGAAGGCGTAGAAATAACATGCTTTCAGATG GATGGTTCCCATTACATGATCTACACACCATCTGATCCACTTTTGTTTGTAGCTGTGAAG GATGGAAATGGTCAATTACAAATAGCTGATGAT GAGGTGCTTGAGGACCCTTTGACAATAAGTGCTATAGATGAAGAAACTGAGTTCAATGCTTTGGTG GAAGAAGAGGCAGCTTTGCTAGAATCACTGTTGGGCAAAAGCTAG